The Brachyspira hyodysenteriae ATCC 27164 sequence ATAAATTTGCCTGAGATAAGCTATTAAAAGTTTGTCCAAGTTTAGTCCATTCCTGTTTTTCTAAATCTCCGGATCTTATTCTTGATAAACTTATTCTAGCCTTACTTGCAATTAATCTTTCTACAAGCTGCATTCTGCTCATTTCAAGAGAAAAAAAACCAATACCAAAATTTGAAGTTTCAATATTAGTAATGACATGTTCTATTATATTTAATGAAAAACTTGTTTTACCCACGGAAGGTCTTGCAGCCAATATTATTAAATCTGATGGCTGAAAACCATGTGTAACCTTATCAAGTGCTATAAAACCAGAAGGCACTCCTGTAACAGTACCTTTATGTTTTTTTCTGCTTTCTATAGAAGTTAAAGCTTCATAAAGTAAATCTCTGATATGAATAAAATCATTATCAAGTCTTCTTTGAGTAACTTCAAAAATTTTCTTCTCAGCAAAATCGGCTATTTCCTTAGTTTCAGCATCTTTTGCTTCATAAGCTGATTTTTGTATATCCTGAGAAACAGTTATTAAATCTCTTAATAATGACTTTTCTGCAATGATTTCAGCATAATATTTAGCATTCTGATGAAAAGGGGTTCCATCTATAATACGAATCAAATATGCTTCATCATTTTGAATGATTTTTTCAAATAAACCATTTTCTTTAAGATATCTCAAAGTTGTTTCTGCATTAATAGCTATACCTCTATTATGCATTTCTAAAATGCTTTCATAGAGCATACGATTTCTTTCACTGTAAAAATCGGTAGATTTTATTTTGGATATAGCAACAGATACAGCCTGAGAGTTTTGAAGCATTGCACCCAATAGAGACTCTTCAGCCTCTATTGAGCAGGGTGTATTATTCATTAAATATTATGCCTATTAATTGGATGTTAGCTTTTTAATTAAGCTTCAACTGCAGCAGTATTTTCTTCTTTAACTTCTTCTGCAGCTGCGTTTTCATCTACATTAACAACTTTAATTTTGATATTAGCATTAACGCTATGATATAATTTGATTTCAACTTCAAAATCGCCTAGTTCTTTTATATGTTTTTCCATATGAACATCGCGTTTGTTTATATC is a genomic window containing:
- the dnaB gene encoding replicative DNA helicase, with amino-acid sequence MNNTPCSIEAEESLLGAMLQNSQAVSVAISKIKSTDFYSERNRMLYESILEMHNRGIAINAETTLRYLKENGLFEKIIQNDEAYLIRIIDGTPFHQNAKYYAEIIAEKSLLRDLITVSQDIQKSAYEAKDAETKEIADFAEKKIFEVTQRRLDNDFIHIRDLLYEALTSIESRKKHKGTVTGVPSGFIALDKVTHGFQPSDLIILAARPSVGKTSFSLNIIEHVITNIETSNFGIGFFSLEMSRMQLVERLIASKARISLSRIRSGDLEKQEWTKLGQTFNSLSQANLLIDDSSQLTIMEIRGKARQMKYKFAEISKTTGKEIDLKLIVVDYLQLIHSGLNTRRNGTREQEIADISRGLKALAKELNVPVISLAQLSRAVEQRQDKPRLSDLRESGSIEQDADIVMFLHRQKPNKEGKDDEVIDERTNQVEVILAKHRNGAIHDGIPLHFIADQTRFENIYNNSES